The Mixophyes fleayi isolate aMixFle1 chromosome 1, aMixFle1.hap1, whole genome shotgun sequence genome includes a region encoding these proteins:
- the LOC142152191 gene encoding vomeronasal type-2 receptor 26-like, with protein sequence MNLLEHLPYLPSLADIPYFPPFRKFPVHQYLQLKRWLVNFQRFGLRVQRREYRHVRAFIFAIDQINKDPYFLPNITLGYYLYDSCGSENKAVEDVLQILSGHRKLIPNYKCLEHGKVAGFIGDLNSFTTIPMAQLLNVYGYAQLHTYIRNFHCKDKYGQQIFPMEKGEYSSTLNIINRVTTEEGEALIVYDRVIGSFNGSAPDDKQLYIKPWEIHWRVGRMPRGQCSEKCLDGFRKAPRGGSHACCYDCVPCSEGEISSKSDNEQCVKCIDNEWPNDAKDKCIAKVQEFLSYETDPIASVFSVMAVLFCAITLFITGIFIYFCNNQIVRANNRNLSFILLISLKLNLSCVFLFLGPPVHITCMLRQISFSIIFTVTVSSVLAKTIMVCIAFKATRPGSYWRKWVGVKLPNFLVLICSSVQVLNGAIWLSVSPPFQEFNMDTYPGKIIIQCNEGSVLAFYLMLGYIGFLAAVSFFLAFMVRTLPEIFNEAKYITFSMLVFCSVWICAIPAYLSSKGKNMVIVEVFAILASCIGILGCIFFPKCYNILMRPEINRKKLLC encoded by the exons AGTACAACGTAGAGAATACAGACATGTCAGGGCTTTTATCTTTGCAATTGATCAGATTAACAAGGATCCATATTTCCTGCCCAATATTACTCTGGGTTATTACTTGTATGATTCATGTGGAAGTGAGAATAAAGCTGTGGAAGATGTTTTACAGATATTGTCTGGACACAGAAAGTTAATTCCTAATTACAAGTGTTTGGAACATGGTAAAGTAGCTGGATTTATTGGAGATCTCAATTCATTCACCACCATTCCAATGGCACAATTGCTGAATGTATATGGCTATGCTCAG CTTCACACTTACATAAGAAATTTTCATTGTAAAGATAAATATGGACAACAAATTTTCCCTATGGAAAAAGGAGAATATTCTTCTACTTTAAACATCATAAATCGGGTAACAACTGAAGAAGGAGAAGCACTTATTGTTTATGATAGAGTTATAGGCTCATTTAATGGATCAGCTCCAGATGATAAGCAGCTATACATTAAACCATGGGAAATACATTGGAGAGTTGGAAGG ATGCCACGAGGTCAATGCTCTGAAAAGTGTCTCGATGGATTCAGAAAAGCCCCAAGAGGAGGATCTCATGCATGTTGCTATGACTGTGTGCCATGTTCAGAAGGAGAAATATCCAGTAAGTCtg ATAATGAACAGTGTGTGAAATGCATCGATAATGAATGGCCTAATGATGCAAAAGACAAATGCATAGCCAAAGTGCAAGAGTTTCTTTCATATGAAACGGATCCAATAGCTTCAGTTTTTTCTGTCATGGCCGTACTATTTTGTGCTATAACTCTCTTCATAActggaatatttatttatttttgtaacaatCAAATTGTCCGAGCTAATAATCGGAACCTTAGCTTTATCCTCCTCATCTCTCTAAAGTTGAATTTATCTTGTGTATTTCTTTTCCTTGGTCCACCAGTACATATAACCTGCATGCTGCGACAAATCTCCTTCAGCATCATATTTACTGTCACTGTGTCTTCTGTCCTTGCCAAGACTATCATGGTTTGCATCGCTTTTAAAGCCACAAGACCCGGAAGCTACTGGAGAAAATGGGTGGGGGTCAAACTACCAAATTTTTTAGTGTTGATCTGCTCATCTGTCCAGGTCCTGAATGGTGCAATTTGGTTATCAGTTTCTCCTCCGTTTCAAGAGTTTAACATGGACACATATCCTGGGAAGATCATCATTCAGTGTAATGAAGGTTCTGTGTTGGCCTTTTATCTCATGTTGGGTTATATAGGATTTCTGGCAGCTGTGAGTTTTTTTCTCGCTTTCATGGTGAGGACATTACCTGAAAtttttaatgaggccaaatacATCACCTTCAGCATGTTGGTGTTCTGCAGTGTTTGGATCTGCGCCATCCCAGCCTATCTGAGCAGTAAGGGGAAAAATATGGTCATTGTAGAGGTTTTTGCTATATTAGCTTCATGTATTGGAATATTAGGCTGTATATTTTTCCCAAAATGCTACAATATACTGATGAGACctgaaataaacagaaaaaaacttttgtgctga